AATCCGGACTCGACGGCCAGGCGGGCGGCCCGTGCGTGCGCGGCGACGATCCGGCGGATATCCGCACCGGTCGCGGATTGGGTGAGTCGCAGGCTGATCGGGCTGAACTGCCGGCTGGGCGCGAGCGCGGGCGCGCGATTGGACGCCGCGTTGGCGACCGGGCCCGCGTGACCGAGTTGCGCCGAGACCGCGCCGCCCGCCTCGTGCACCGCGTCGGTGAGCCTGCGCAATCCGGGGACCGCCTCGGGCCGCATCCAGATCTGGTGCCGGTCGGTGCGACCCTCCGGCGCGACCGCGCAGTACGCGACTGTGGTCAGTCCCGCGCCGCCCACGGCGACCGCGCGATGGAAGTCGATGAGTTCGTCGGTGACCAAGGCGTCGGGCGTGCGTCCCTCGAACGTCGCGGCCTTGATGATCCGGTTGCGCAGCTGGACCGGCCCGAGCTCGGCCGGCTGGAACGCGTCGTGCGACATGGGTCCACACTAGAACGTGTTCCAGTTTTGCGTTCGGGAAATGGGATGACCGAAGTGTCTTGACTCACAATGGGAACCTGTTCTAATTCTTGACATGCGCAGATATGACGGCCGCCGCGTGGTGGTGACGGGAGCTGGATCCGGCATCGGGCAGGGCATCGCCCTGCGTCTGCTGGATGAGGGGGCGCAGCTGGTCGCCGCCGATATCGATGAGCCGGGCCTGGCGGCCACGGCGGAGAAGGCGGGTGATGCGGCGCAGCGGCTGCGGACCGTCGCGGTGAACGTCGCGGACCCGGACTCGGTCCGTACCGCGACCGGCGCGGCGCTCGAATTCCTCGGCGGGCTGGACGTGCTGGTGAACGGGGCGGGCATCCTGCGCCCGGCGCGCACCCACGAGATGCCGCTGGAGGTGTGGAATCAGGTGCTCTCGGTGAACCTCACCGGCACGTTCTTGATGACCCAGTGCGCGCTGCCCGCGCTGCTCGAATCCGGGCACGGGGTGGTGGTGAACCTCTCCTCGACCGCGGCGTTCAGTGCCGCGCCCTATCTCGCGGCGTACGCGGCGTCGAAGGGCGGCGTCAACGCCTTCACCCACGCCATCGCGCTGGAGTACGCCAAGCAGGGACTGCGCGCGGTGAACATCGTGCCCGCCGGGATCACCAGCGGCATCACCACGAAGTCCATCCTCGACCAGCCGGAAGGGTTCGATCACAAGCTGTTCGCCCGGATGACCGGCTGGCTCAACGGCGGCGCGCTCGGCAGTCCCGAGGACATCGCGGGCGTGGTGGCGATGGTCGCGTCGGAGGACGGCCGCTATATGACCGGCACCGAGATCCGGATCGACGGCGGTGCGTTGATGTAAGTGTGGTCAGGGCGTGGCGATCAGCAGATGGCGGGGAATCGGCGGTGTCGCGGACTGCTGATGGTCCACGGTGCAGCCGGCCTGTTCCAGCGCGGCGATCACTTCGGCCACCGGACGGAGCCGGAAACCGTAGGGCGTGAACGGCATCTTCGCCATGGTGTCCGGATCCCCGATATCGATGACGATCCGTCCGCCCGGTCGCACCACCCGGACGAGTTCGGCGCAGGCGGCGTCCAGGTCCGGCACGAAGTAGAGGGTGTTGACCGTGATCGCGCCGTCGAGGCTGTGGTCCGCGAGCGGCAACGCGGTGAGCGAGCCCTCGGAAAGGCGCAGCCGGCCCGTGGTGATCTCGCGCGCGAACGCGGACCTGGCCCGGCTCAGCATGTCCGGCGAGATCTCCACGCCGTGCACGGTGCCGCTGTTGCCGATGCGTGCCAGCAGCAGGGAAAGCCCTGCGCCGCCGCCGAATCCGAGATCGGCCGCGGTCTGGCCGGGCCGGATCGCGGCGGCCGCCACCGCGGCCTCGATGGCGCGCTTGTTCGCGCGGTTGAGGACCACCGCGACGCCGCGCCCGAGCAGGCCGTGGGGATTACCGAGCTGACCGGCCACCGTCGACAGGACGCGGGCCCGCACACCGTTCATAGCGTCATGGTATCCACCCCGGCGCGGCTGTTCGGATCATCGACGTTCCCAATACTGTGCCGAGAGCGCCCGTTTCGGTTCGATCGGACGCGATGTCACCGACCAGAGAGACCCCGATGCGTACGTTGCTGATGTTCCTGGCCGGCTGTCTCGTCGTGCTGTGGCCCGGTACGGCCGCGGCCGCCGCGCCGTGGGGGCCGCTGGCCCCGGCCAACCCGTTCCTCGGCCCGCTCGGCACCTCGACCATGCACGGCGACGCGGGCTCGTCCGACGTCACGCCGCTGGCCGGGCCGGGCGCGGGAACAGTTCCGGTGGCCGGATACCCGCTGCTCTCGGCCTGCCCCACGCTGCTGGAGGGATCGGACAACCTGGTGGTCGCGCTGTGCACGGCGATCGCCGGGCAGATCCCGACGGTGCATCTGATCGATCCGGCGGCCGCCGGACCGGTCGGGCATTCGCTCGCCGCGCTCCCGCTGACCAAGGGCAGTCTGCTCGGCGGCGTCTACGCCTACCTGGACAACGCGGATCGCCTAGTCGTCGTGGACGGCGGCAACCGGCTGCTCCGCATCGGGCACTCGCGCGACGCGGGCGGGACGTGGCAGTTCACCAGCGCGGTCGAGGCGGACCTGAGTGCGGTGATCCCGGTGGGGGACAACGTGACCGGGCTGGTGCCGGATTGGTCGGGCAACGTCTGGTTCGCGACGGGTCACGGGGTGGTCGGGCTGGTCTCGCGCGCAGGCGCGATCGCGACGGTGGCGCTGCCCGCGGGAGAGCAGGTGGCCAACAGCATTTCGGCGGCGCCGAGCGGGCGGATCGCGGTGGCGACGACGCACGCGCTCTACGAGTTGGCGGCCGATCCGTCGGCCCGGCCCGAGATCCGGTGGCGCGCGGCCTATGACCGCGGCTCCGCGCGCAAGCCGGGACAACTCAGCTGGGGCACCGGGTCGACGCCCACGTATTTCGGCCCGGACACCGGGGCCGACTATCTGACTATCGTCGACAACGCCGACGGACAGGTCAACGCGTTGGTATTCCGTTCGGGCACCGGCCAGTTGGTGTGCACCCAGCCGGTGCTGACGAAGGGCGGTGCGGGCAGCGAGAATTCGCCGATCGGGATCGGCCGCTCAGTATTCGTCGCGAGCACCTACGGCTATCCCTATCCCCAGGTGCCTGCGGACGCGGGCCCTGCGCTGCCGCCCACCGCGCCGTTCGTCGGCGGCATGACCAGGGTCGACGTGGACGAAAACGGTTGCCACACGGTGTGGGAGAACGAGGTGCGCAGTGCGGCCGTGCCGCGCCTGTCCGTTCCCGACAACGCGGTGTACACCGTGACCCGGGTGGGCCCGGATACGACGACACCGCTGGACGGCTACGCGTTCACGGTGCTCGATCCGGCAACCGGAGCGGTGACCGCGCGACACCCCTTGCCCGGCACGCTGATCGACGACCCGCTGCAGACCTCGCCGTTGATCACCCACGGCCGACGGGTGTTGCAGGGCACGATCACCGGCATGCTGCGGATCGGCTGAGTCCCGCTCGCGGCGCTGCGATCTCGACCGCTGCGATCCGGATACCGGTGTCGCACAGACCGGTTCGGTGGTTATCCACAGGTGGTATGGGGCGGCGCGGTCCTGTGGATAGAGCTGTGCGCTGCTCGAGGATGGCCAGGCGCGGTCCGCTGGGGATAAGCCGTCGACAGCGGGGGTCCGCGAGGTTCGCCAGGTGCGGTGGCAAAGACTTCGAGGCTGTGGATGACGCTGTGGGTTGTTTCTGGATGGCCGGACGCTGTTCATCTCCGCGTTGCCGCCGCGACCTCGAGAATCGAGCGCTACCGCATCCCGAAACGCCTGGCTCGAGGCTGTGGATGAACGCTTTCCCAAGTACGGAAAGCGGGCGGCAGAGCTGGTGGCGCGCCGTCCCCATTGGGGATGAACGGGTGGTGCCGACGTGTGGACATCGATGCCGCCGGGCCGCATCCACAGCGGTGGCGACAAGGTGTGCCGAACCTGTGCACAGTGGTGGAGTACGCGTCATGCCCAGCCTGTGCACGAGCCGGACGGACATTGTGGAAGCACCGACGGACGCACCGGGTACGCGCCGCCGCGCCTGTTCGAGGCGAGGGCGCACCGCCGGGGTCCGCTCGCGGTATTCCGGTGTGTCGTCCCCGCGTGTCTGTGCCGCGGAACGCTTGCCCCCGTGTCGATTTCGCGCCTTTCGCCGGGTCTGCGCTACGGGTGAGGCGAAGATCACACCGGCTGTGAAAGTTGCGGCCGTGGTGCTGAACCCGCGCCTCCGGTGTCTGGCGGCGGCGACCCTGCAATGTCTGGTTATTCCTGATCTTGTCATGACGCATGCATGTGCACGGACGGTTCAACTAGGCGCACGTCGTGTTAAATACGCCGTAAACAAACCTGAAGTCGCTTTCTGTTCATCCACTGTCCAGCTATCGCCAGCTACTGGGCTAAACGTGCAGCTAGAGCGGCCCGCAGCGGAACATCGACGGATCTATGTCAGGGCGACAGCTAATCGCCCGGGGGAATGTTCGTACCGCCACGAAACGGATAAAGCGAGACCTGCGGATTCGCGGGGAGGGGGCGGAAATCGACGCGCCGAATCCGGGGGCATGGCGCGCGCTGCGAGTTAGCTGGAACTCTGAAAAACCATGCCCTCACAAGGGTTAGCTGGCTTGCTGCTTTATACGCTTGACACGAGCGACGAGGGTTGCATCGGCATAACGATTGTGTAGAGTCAACGGCAACGCTGGCCGCAGCTGAGCACGACTCGCTGCGGCCAGCGGAACTCAAATGGGGGACACCGCAACCGAACCGTGACACGGCGTAGCTGCCGGTTGCCCGAACCCGCTTCGCTCAGCGTGTGCTCGCGGTTGTCTGCCCGCCGCCGATCGGCCCGGCACCCAACGTCTCCGCTTCCTGTTCGGTCTTGGCCAGAACCACGCGCCGCCCCACGCCGAACACGTAGACCAGGAACAACGCTTCCGCGGTGAACCCGATGGCGATGCGCACCGGGGCGGGCAGCGGGCTCGGCGTCACGAAACCCTCGATGCAGCCGCACACCAGCAGCACCCCGACCAACCCGAGCGCGATCGTCGCGGTGGCCCGGCCTTGGCGCGCCACCGCCTCCACGCGGCTCAGCCGGCCCGGGTCGATCAGCGTCCAGCCCAACTTCAGGCCCGCGCCACCGGCGACGAAAATCGCGGTCAGCTCGAGCGTGCCGTGCGGCAGGATGAACCCGAAGAACGCGTCGAGCCGCCCGGCATCGGCCATCAACCCCGCCGAGACACCCAGGTTGAGCGCGTTCATGAACAGCAGATACACCGCGGGCAGGATCAGCACGCCGGTGAACAGGGCGATCGCGGTCACCCACGCGTTGTTCGTCCACACTTGCGCGGCGAACGCGCCCTGCGGATGCTCTGAGTAGTAGGTCTCGAACGCGCCGCCGCGCGCCGTCAGGCCGCTGGTGTCGTCGGGGATGCCGAGCACCGTGCGCGCCGAATCGAATCGGTCCACCCAGACGGCGAGTCCGGCGGAGACGAGCAGGAACACCGCCGCGACGCCGGCCCACCACGGCCAGGTCCGATACAGCGCGGCCGGAAAACGATGGGTGAAGAACCGGCCTATCTCCGCCCAGGTGTCGGCCCTGCTGCCGAGCACCCGCCCGCGCGCTCGGGTGAGGATCGCGCTCAAGCCGGCGATCAGTTCGGGATCGGGACTGTGCGATTGCAACCTGGCCAGCTGCTGGGAGGTGCGCCGGTACAGCATGACGAGCTCGTCGGCCTCCGCGCCGGAGAGCTTGCTGCGCGAGGACAGCTGATCCAGCCGCTCCCACGCCCTGCGGTGCGCGAAACTGTATGCGTCTACGTCCATCGGTTGCCTCCCACTACCGCCGGTCGCAAGAATGCTATCGACATGGCTGAATTCACCACCGGCGAAGCGGTCGCGCTCGAGCTGCCGATCGCCCGGATCCCGACCCGGGCCGCCGCGTTCCTCATCGACGCGGTGGTGCAGTTCGCGCTGGCCGCGGTGCTGTTCGTGCTGGCCGTCGCCGTGCTGCTGCCCAACGGCGCGGACACGGCCTGGCTGAGTGTCGCCGTGATCGTCACCCTCGTCACCGTGCTGGTGGGATATCCGGTGGCCTGCGAAACCCTTTCGCGCGGCAGGACGCTCGGCAAACTGCTGCTCGGCCTGCGGGTGGTGCGCGCCGACGGCGGCCCGATCGACTTCCGGCACGCGCTCACCCGCGGCCTGGCCGGTGCCGTCGTCGACTTCTGGATGCTCGGCGCGCTCGGTGCCGTCGCCGTGCTCACCTCGCTGTGTTCCCCGAACGCGCGCCGGGTCGGCGATGTGCTGGCGGGCACCGTGGTGGTGCACGCGCAGCGGACGCTGCCGGTGCCGTTGCTCGCCGTGCCGCCGCCGTGGCTGGTCGGCTGGACCGCGCAGTTGGAGCTGGCCGGATTACCGGACGATCTCGCGCTCGCCGTCCGGCAGTACCTGAGCCGGTCCAAGACACTGACGCCGGAGGTGCAGCACCAGCTGGGCAGCGCGCTCGTCGCGGCGGTCTGCGCCCGCTTGCAGGTGCCCGCGCCGAGCGGCTACCCGCCGGTGCAGGTCCTCGGCGCGATCATCGCCGAGCGGCAACGTCGCGTGCTGCCGCCGCCGCTGTTTCCGGTGTTTCCGCGCGGCCCGATCGGGCAACCCGCGGTTCCCGGCGTCGCGATGAAGTGAAGGGCGCGACTACCGAGGGCTAGGTGGCGGCGTAGTCGTCGATCTCCTGGAGGAAGCGGTCCAGCCGGGCCGGGGTGATCCAGGAGGCCCGGAATGAGTTCTTCGCCAGCGTGACGAGCTGCGTGCGGTCGAGTCCGACGTGTTCGGCGAGGGCCACGTAATTGTCCGCGGCGTAGGCGCCGAAGTAGGCGGGGTCGTCGCTGTTGATCGTCACGGTGAGGCCGCGGCCGAGCAGGTTCACGATCTCGTCGGACTTCATCTGAGTGGTCACGAATGAATTCGACACCGGGCAGCAGGTCAGCCCGATCCCCTTGGACTTGGCCAGCTCGACCAGCCGTTCGTCCTCGACGATGTTGGTGCCGTGGTCGAGACGGTCGACGGCGATGTCCTCCAGCGCCTGCCGGATGTGCTCGATCGAATCCTGCTGGTCGATATCGCAGTGCATGGTCAGCAGGAAGCCTTCGCGGCGGGCGCGCGCGAAAACCGCCGCGAACTTGCTCGGCGGGTTGCCGCGCTCGTCGGAATCGAGTCCGACCCCGATGATCCAGTCGCGGTAGGGCAGCGCCTCCAGCAGCGTCGCCATGGCGTACTCGGCGGAGTAGTCGCGCAGGAAGCACAGGATCAGCTCGGCCGAGATGCCGAACTCGCGCCGGGCCTGCACGATGGCCGAGCGATATCCGTTGATCACGGTGGCGAACGGGACGCCGCGCCCGGTGTGCGCCTGCGGGTCGAAGAACATCTCGACATGCCGCACGCCCTGCGCGTGTGCCCTGGTCAGGTAGTCGAAGGCCAGGTCATGGAAGTCCGCGGGTTCCTGCAGTACCGCCATGGCGGGGTAGTAGACCTGAAGGAACGACGTCAGGTCATGGAACTGGTAGGTCTGCCTGATCTCGTCGACCGTCCGCTGCGGCAGCTCCA
This genomic stretch from Nocardia brasiliensis ATCC 700358 harbors:
- a CDS encoding RDD family protein translates to MAEFTTGEAVALELPIARIPTRAAAFLIDAVVQFALAAVLFVLAVAVLLPNGADTAWLSVAVIVTLVTVLVGYPVACETLSRGRTLGKLLLGLRVVRADGGPIDFRHALTRGLAGAVVDFWMLGALGAVAVLTSLCSPNARRVGDVLAGTVVVHAQRTLPVPLLAVPPPWLVGWTAQLELAGLPDDLALAVRQYLSRSKTLTPEVQHQLGSALVAAVCARLQVPAPSGYPPVQVLGAIIAERQRRVLPPPLFPVFPRGPIGQPAVPGVAMK
- a CDS encoding SDR family NAD(P)-dependent oxidoreductase, with amino-acid sequence MRRYDGRRVVVTGAGSGIGQGIALRLLDEGAQLVAADIDEPGLAATAEKAGDAAQRLRTVAVNVADPDSVRTATGAALEFLGGLDVLVNGAGILRPARTHEMPLEVWNQVLSVNLTGTFLMTQCALPALLESGHGVVVNLSSTAAFSAAPYLAAYAASKGGVNAFTHAIALEYAKQGLRAVNIVPAGITSGITTKSILDQPEGFDHKLFARMTGWLNGGALGSPEDIAGVVAMVASEDGRYMTGTEIRIDGGALM
- a CDS encoding stage II sporulation protein M, coding for MDVDAYSFAHRRAWERLDQLSSRSKLSGAEADELVMLYRRTSQQLARLQSHSPDPELIAGLSAILTRARGRVLGSRADTWAEIGRFFTHRFPAALYRTWPWWAGVAAVFLLVSAGLAVWVDRFDSARTVLGIPDDTSGLTARGGAFETYYSEHPQGAFAAQVWTNNAWVTAIALFTGVLILPAVYLLFMNALNLGVSAGLMADAGRLDAFFGFILPHGTLELTAIFVAGGAGLKLGWTLIDPGRLSRVEAVARQGRATATIALGLVGVLLVCGCIEGFVTPSPLPAPVRIAIGFTAEALFLVYVFGVGRRVVLAKTEQEAETLGAGPIGGGQTTASTR
- the add gene encoding adenosine deaminase, with the translated sequence MSDLASFVRGLPKAELHLHLEGTLEPELKFQLAQRNGMELPQRTVDEIRQTYQFHDLTSFLQVYYPAMAVLQEPADFHDLAFDYLTRAHAQGVRHVEMFFDPQAHTGRGVPFATVINGYRSAIVQARREFGISAELILCFLRDYSAEYAMATLLEALPYRDWIIGVGLDSDERGNPPSKFAAVFARARREGFLLTMHCDIDQQDSIEHIRQALEDIAVDRLDHGTNIVEDERLVELAKSKGIGLTCCPVSNSFVTTQMKSDEIVNLLGRGLTVTINSDDPAYFGAYAADNYVALAEHVGLDRTQLVTLAKNSFRASWITPARLDRFLQEIDDYAAT
- a CDS encoding class I SAM-dependent methyltransferase produces the protein MNGVRARVLSTVAGQLGNPHGLLGRGVAVVLNRANKRAIEAAVAAAAIRPGQTAADLGFGGGAGLSLLLARIGNSGTVHGVEISPDMLSRARSAFAREITTGRLRLSEGSLTALPLADHSLDGAITVNTLYFVPDLDAACAELVRVVRPGGRIVIDIGDPDTMAKMPFTPYGFRLRPVAEVIAALEQAGCTVDHQQSATPPIPRHLLIATP